Proteins encoded by one window of Rhodamnia argentea isolate NSW1041297 chromosome 6, ASM2092103v1, whole genome shotgun sequence:
- the LOC115756125 gene encoding uncharacterized protein LOC115756125, which yields MELSCGDDTNTEERRVSLTGGTQDRGEGRNCMEVHHPHHEVELEIEFWPLEHPTEPPDEDQPVKCPMLSTSAIPGARTKEEQIAQSMRKRADAQDLAKTEKVMVASEPSIRPLRKRHHNLTHGDIIITPLRTMPPPPLPPPPPSHNMTIFHMLQQQFDSLEN from the exons ATGGAACTTTCATGTGGAGATGACAct AATACAGAGGAACGGAGAGTTTCGCTGACAGGAGGCACACAGGATAGGGGAGAAGGACGTAATTGTATGGAAGTCCATCATCCTCACCATGAGGTGGAATTGGAGATTGAATTCTGGCCCCTCGAACACCCAACCGAGCCCCCGGACGAAGATCAGCCCGTGAAATGCCCAATGCTCAGCACTTCCGCTATTCCG GGTGCTCGAACCAAGGAGGAGCAAATTGCGCAGAGCATGAGGAAGAGAGCAGACGCACAGGACTTGGCAAAGACGGAGAAGGTCATGGTGGCTTCCGAACCATCCATCCGACCACTCCGCAAGAGGCATCACAATCTAACCCATGGGGACATTATAATAACCCCACTAAGGACTATGCCTCCACCACCCCTGCCGCCGCCCCCTCCATCGCACAACATGACCATCTTCCACATGCTTCAGCAGCAGTTTGACAGTCTTGAGAACTGA
- the LOC115756116 gene encoding putative clathrin assembly protein At1g25240, with translation MKLWKKAAGALKDQNSLLITALSRRTHLRSPDLEAAVIKATSHDEARVDYRNAQRVFAWARTSPSTHLKPLVWAISSRAHRTRSWPVALKCLMLLHGVFCCKVPAVHRIGRLPFDLSDFADAHSSPSKTWGHNALVRAYFNFLDHKSSFLYTDLKEIRKVKLAGPEESIMAEIVMLQRLQSLLTLLLQVRPQAEGMRGTLVLEAMDCVIIEIFDTYSKVCNLIARVLSRIYGASQAEASMALLVLRQANSQGDELAEFFDFCKFYGVLNASEFPKVERIPEEDFREVERMVYAGVEEESKAIVVSESGGGGSVLVQSSGKVLTTVVTNKWEIFDDDLKSLNGGNGTEWGIVSVRSSDDPQPQRQPPHVYAYKLEIPDLITF, from the coding sequence ATGAAGCTGTGGAAAAAAGCCGCCGGCGCTCTCAAGGACCAGAACAGCCTCTTGATCACCGCACTCTCGCGGCGCACCCACCTCCGCAGCCCCGACCTCGAGGCCGCCGTCATCAAGGCCACCAGCCACGACGAGGCCCGCGTCGACTACCGGAACGCCCAGCGCGTCTTCGCCTGGGCCCGCACCTCCCCCTCCACCCACCTCAAGCCCCTCGTCTGGGCCATCTCCTCCCGAGCCCACCGCACCCGCAGCTGGCCCGTCGCCCTCAAGTGCCTCATGCTCCTCCACGGCGTCTTCTGCTGCAAGGTCCCCGCCGTCCACCGCATCGGGCGCCTCCCCTTCGACCTCTCCGACTTCGCCGACGCCCACTCCTCCCCTTCCAAGACCTGGGGCCACAACGCCCTCGTCCGCGCCTATTTCAACTTCCTCGACCACAAGTCCTCCTTCCTCTACACCGACCTCAAGGAGATCCGTAAGGTCAAGTTGGCCGGCCCCGAGGAATCCATCATGGCGGAGATCGTCATGCTCCAGAGGCTGCAGTCCCTCCTCACCCTCCTCCTCCAAGTCAGGCCGCAGGCCGAGGGCATGCGCGGCACCCTCGTCCTCGAGGCCATGGACTGCGTGATCATCGAGATCTTCGACACCTACAGCAAGGTGTGCAACCTGATCGCCAGGGTCCTCTCCCGGATCTACGGGGCCTCGCAGGCCGAGGCCTCCATGGCGCTCCTCGTGCTCCGGCAGGCGAACTCGCAGGGCGACGAGCTCGCCGAGTTCTTCGACTTTTGCAAGTTCTACGGCGTGCTCAACGCGTCGGAGTTCCCCAAGGTCGAGCGGATCCCGGAGGAGGATTTCCGGGAGGTGGAGAGGATGGTCTACGCGGGAGTTGAAGAGGAGTCTAAGGCCATCGTGGTGAGCGAGAGCGGAGGCGGCGGCAGCGTATTGGTGCAGTCGTCGGGGAAGGTCTTGACGACTGTCGTGACAAACAAGTGGGAGATCTTCGACGACGACCTCAAGAGCCTGAATGGTGGCAACGGAACGGAATGGGGGATTGTTAGTGTAAGAAGTTCGGACGATCCTCAACCTCAACGTCAACCCCCCCATGTATACGCTTATAAACTTGAGATTCCAGATTTAATTACTTTCTAG
- the LOC115757378 gene encoding non-functional NADPH-dependent codeinone reductase 2-like yields the protein MANVVVPETQLISKGKAIPLLGFGTAEFPFVSSESVKGHLLDAIRVGYRHFDSARVYQSEQPLGNAVAEALELGLISSREELFISTKLWSSDAHGDLVVPALQRSLKNLRLEYVDLYMLHFPVTLKPGECTLPVLKEDLLPFDYESVWKAMEECQKLGLAKRIGVSNFSCKKLEKLLSIAEIPPAVNQVEMNPLWQQQKLREFCKEKGIHITAFSPLGAKGSFWGTNRVMECEVLQEIAKAKGKTLAQVCLRWVHEQGVSVLVKSFKTERMKENLDIFDWSLSLEELNKIGQIPQKKGFLAPEFVSPDGPFKSPEEFWDGEV from the exons atGGCCAATGTCGTTGTTCCTGAGACTCAACTCATTTCAAAGGGCAAAGCGATCCCGCTCCTCGGCTTCGGAACGGCCGAGTTCCCGTTTGTCTCCTCCGAGAGCGTGAAGGGACACCTTCTCGACGCGATCCGAGTGGGTTATCGACACTTCGACTCGGCCAGGGTTTACCAGTCTGAGCAGCCCCTCGGAAATGCCGTGGCCGAGGCCCTTGAACTCGGCCTCATAAGCTCACGTGAGGAGCTGTTCATCTCCACGAAGCTCTGGAGCAGCGACGCACATGGCGACCTCGTTGTCCCTGCGCTCCAGAGATCCCTCAA GAATCTCAGGCTCGAGTACGTGGACCTGTATATGTTGCATTTTCCGGTGACCTTGAAACCAGGTGAGTGCACGCTTCCAGTGTTGAAGGAGGATCTGCTTCCGTTTGATTATGAGAGTGTATGGAAGGCCATGGAAGAGTGTCAAAAGCTGGGCTTGGCCAAACGAATTGGAGTGAGCAATTTCTCATGCAAAAAGCTTGAGAAGTTACTCAGCATTGCTGAGATTCCTCCTGCTGTCAACCAA GTGGAGATGAACCCTCTTTGGCAGCAACAGAAGCTAAGGGAATTCTGCAAGGAGAAGGGAATTCACATCACTGCCTTCTCTCCCTTAGGCGCCAAAGGATCGTTTTGGGGGACCAATAGAGTGATGGAATGCGAGGTGCTGCAAGAGATTGCCAAAGCCAAAGGGAAGACGCTTGCCCAG GTTTGTCTGAGGTGGGTGCATGAACAAGGGGTCAGCGTGCTGGTGAAGAGCTTCAAGACGGAGAGGATGAAAGAGAACCTCGACATATTCGACTGGAGCTTGAGCCTTGAAGAGCTGAACAAAATTGGTCAGATCCCGCAGAAGAAAGGATTCCTCGCGCCCGAGTTTGTATCCCCCGATGGTCCTTTCAAGTCTCCCGAAGAGTTCTGGGACGGGGAGGTTTGA
- the LOC115756098 gene encoding PHD finger protein MALE STERILITY 1 — MSHWDLMGCKKRKRGERVFRFKSFGESGYPVDFNGSFLENVKALLELGQSESGSCVGVPCWSFELEINCQPPLHVLLYVIEEPIEASLSHHCKHCLYVGWGQHLICNKKYHFLLLSKDITPASLISKDDSIDANPMKVKCNLTEAHGHTMHGVFHSNGFGHLMCINGLESGSDLPGFQIMDFWDRLCTGLKARKVSLNDASYKRGMELRLLHGLAYGEPWFGRWGYRFGRGSFGVTLPMYKKAIEAIQGMPLTLLIHHLGSSGHDVLLIFSRYQSLSDRTLVSLGDLFHFMSELVNRVPRSNFVDSYYSPGFLLETACRWSPKRVEMATRVIVEALKSAEFRWVSRQEVRDAARAYIGDTGLLDFVLKSLGNHVVGKYLVRRSLNPVTKVLEYCLEDVSKASVESEGSVTSSSNLRTRSKVTRVQLMKDMFCVYKHIFKEREQGNGTCISDNVSLAARIILDSRYLIKEYTGDLPSKLELGLGGKFKLFCTVLLRDAVRCEWKTKPMPPDECVVLKENATVNELKVEVERTFRELYWGLKSFVAESVVNLNTSGSEMVFGLVEVGRRLVFEGSVREQGATGQDVYECGPDGGRVVDCACGAKEDDGERMIACAVCEVWQHTWCVQIPNGEEVPGIFLCKRCEQVIMVLPSLP; from the exons ATGTCTCATTGGGACCTGATGGGAtgcaagaagaggaagaggggagAGAGGGTTTTTAGGTTCAAGTCGTTCGGGGAGAGTGGGTACCCGGTCGACTTCAACGGGTCGTTTCTTGAGAACGTGAAGGCGCTTCTTGAATTAGGGCAATCGGAGAGTGGCTCGTGTGTTGGAGTGCCATGCTGGTCATTCGAGCTCGAGATCAACTGCCAACCGCCTCTTCATGTCTTGCTGTACGTGATTGAAGAGCCAATTGAGGCTTCTCTCAGCCATCACTGCAAGCACTGCTTATACGTAG GCTGGGGACAACATCTAATTTGCAACAAGAAGTATCACTTCTTGTTGCTCTCCAAGGACATAACACCTGCTTCTTTGATCTCCAAGGATGACTCGATCGATGCAAATCCAATGAAAGTCAAGTGCAACTTGACGGAAGCGCATGGCCACACCATGCATGGTGTCTTCCACTCGAACGGGTTCGGACATTTGATGTGCATTAACGGGTTGGAATCGGGTTCGGACTTGCCCGGCTTCCAGATCATGGACTTTTGGGATCGATTGTGTACTGGTTTAAAAGCAAG GAAAGTGAGTTTGAACGACGCTTCCTACAAAAGAGGCATGGAGCTGAGGTTACTTCATGGATTAGCTTATGGAGAACCGTGGTTCGGCCGCTGGGGATACCGATTTGGCCGAGGAAGCTTCGGCGTTACTCTTCCCATGTACAAGAAAGCCATAGAAGCCATCCAAGGCATGCCCTTAACTCTACTCATCCATCACTTGGGAAGCTCCGGCCATGACGTGCTATTGATCTTCTCGAGGTATCAATCGCTGTCGGACCGTACCTTGGTCAGCCTCGGTGACCTCTTCCATTTCATGTCGGAGCTAGTGAACCGCGTCCCGAGATCGAACTTTGTCGATTCGTACTACAGCCCGGGTTTCCTTCTGGAGACCGCTTGCAGATGGTCGCCGAAGCGAGTCGAGATGGCAACCCGAGTGATCGTCGAGGCCCTAAAGAGTGCCGAGTTCAGGTGGGTCTCGAGGCAGGAGGTGCGGGACGCCGCCCGTGCCTACATCGGCGACACGGGGCTGTTGGACTTTGTTCTGAAATCGCTCGGGAACCACGTCGTGGGGAAATACCTGGTTCGCCGGAGCTTGAACCCGGTGACGAAAGTCCTAGAGTACTGCTTGGAGGACGTGTCCAAAGCGAGCGTGGAGTCGGAAGGTTCGGTCACGAGCAGCTCGAATCTCAGGACTCGATCCAAGGTCACGAGGGTTCAGCTCATGAAGGACATGTTCTGCGTTTACAAGCACATCTTCAAAGAGCGTGAGCAAGGAAACGGCACCTGCATCAGTGACAACGTCTCGCTTGCGGCGAGGATCATCTTGGACTCCAGATACCTTATCAAAGAATATACTGGAGATCTCCCATCCAAATTGGAGCTTGGTTTGGGAGGCAAGTTCAAACTGTTCTGCACGGTTTTGTTGAGGGACGCCGTCCGTTGCGAATGGAAGACTAAGCCGATGCCGCCCGACGAATGCGTTGTCCTGAAAGAGAATGCCACAGTGAACGAGCTGAAGGTCGAGGTGGAACGGACTTTCCGGGAACTGTATTGGGGACTGAAGAGCTTCGTCGCGGAATCCGTCGTCAATCTGAACACCAGCGGGTCAGAGATGGTCTTTGGGCTGGTCGAAGTGGGGCGCAGGCTCGTGTTCGAAGGCAGCGTCCGGGAGCAAGGAGCGACCGGGCAGGACGTGTACGAATGCGGCCCGGACGGCGGCCGCGTGGTGGATTGCGCTTGTGGCGCCAAGGAAGACGATGGCGAGCGGATGATTGCTTGCGCCGTGTGCGAAGTTTGGCAACATACGTGGTGTGTTCAGATCCCGAACGGCGAAGAAGTTCCAGGAATATTTCTTTGCAAGAGATGTGAACAAGTAATCATGGTCTTACCCTCTCTACCGTAA
- the LOC115756089 gene encoding serine/threonine-protein kinase BRI1-like 2, giving the protein MCSRRVISPMETSPIHLIYPVLFIVVGLVSVSAAEQSASSMKTDVEALILFKKMIQKDLNGVLSGWRLDQNLCAWYGVTCYSGRVTQLDLSGQSFEGTVSFDPLRSLDMLTVLKLSSNSFAINSNSLLQLPYGLKHLDLSFAGLFGLVPENFFSKCPNLIDVNLAFNNLTSSLPENFFTKADKLQVLDLSYNNLSGSISGLKIENSCGSLLQLDLSNNQLNESIPRSFSNCTSLQTMNLGNNMFTGEIPRSFGRLASLQKLDLSHNHLTGWIPYELGTACNSLLELTLSFNNISGPIPSSFSSCTWLQSIDLSNNNISGPFPDSILRNLGSLESLLLSNNIISGPFPASLSYCKKLRVIDFSSNQFSGIIPPELCPGAASLEELRVPDNLITGKIPPQLSQCSQLKKIDFSLNYLAGSIPAEIGKLENLEQLIAWFNGLEGEIPPELGKCRNLKNLILNNNHLKGEIPTQLFNCSNLEWISLTSNELTGEIPREVTLLSRLAVLQLGNNSLSGQIPWELGNCSSLVWLDLNSNKLTGEIPPRLGRQLGAKALAGILSGNTLVFVRNVGNTCKGVGGLLEFAGIRPERLSQIPTLRNCDFTRMYSGPILSMFTRYQTVEYLDLSYNQLRGKIPEEFGDMVALQVLELSHNQLSGEIPSSLGRLKDLGVFDASHNRLQGQIPDSFSNLSFLVQIDLSYNDLTGQIPQRGQLSTLPASQYEHNPGLCGVPLVECQNNDPETNPDGAVGTKKRAKPGTASWANSIVLGILLSIASICILTVWGVAMRARRKEAEEVKMLKSLQAAHAATTWKIDKEKEPLSINVATFQRQLRKLKFSQLIEATNGFSAASLIGCGGFGEVFKATLKDGSNVAIKKLIRLSYQGDREFMAEMETLGKIKHKNLVPLLGYCKVGEERLLVYEFMEYGSLEEMLHGRVKTQDRRILTWEERKKIARGAAKGLCFLHHNCIPHIIHRDMKSSNVLLDHDMEARVSDFGMARLISALDTHLSVSTLAGTPGYVPPEYYQSFRCTAKGDVYSLGVVLLELLTGKRPTDKEDFGDTNLVGWVKMKVREGKQMEVIDPALLSATKVPEEAEAEAEVVKEMVKYMEITLQCVDDFPSKRPTMLQVVAMLRELVPGSTNGSSNST; this is encoded by the coding sequence ATGTGTTCCAGGAGAGTTATTTCTCCAATGGAGACCAGCCCAATTCATCTAATCTACCCTGTACTTTTCATCGTTGTTGGTCTTGTCTCTGTTTCTGCAGCCGAACAGAGCGCTTCCTCCATGAAAACGGATGTGGAAGCCCTGATcttgttcaagaaaatgatcCAGAAGGACTTGAATGGAGTGCTATCTGGGTGGCGACTCGATCAAAATCTTTGTGCTTGGTATGGAGTCACATGTTACTCAGGGAGGGTCACTCAACTCGATCTTAGCGGCCAGAGTTTTGAAGGGACCGTGTCTTTTGACCCTTTGAGGTCTTTAGACATGTTAACTGTACTCAAATTGTCATCAAACTCATTCGCTATCAATTCAAACTCCTTGCTTCAACTCCCCTATGGTTTGAAACATCTTGACCTTTCTTTTGCAGGCCTCTTCGGCCTGGTCCCTGAGAATTTCTTCTCCAAGTGCCCCAATCTCATTGATGTCAATCTAGCTTTCAATAATTTAACAAGCTCGTTGCCCGAGAATTTCTTTACGAAGGCTGATAAGCTTCAGGTTCTCGACCTGTCTTATAACAATCTAAGTGGGTCAATTTCAGGACTGAAGATCGAGAATTCTTGTGGTTCTCTGTTGCAACTTGATCTTTCCAACAACCAGCTCAACGAGTCCATTCCAAGGTCCTTTTCAAACTGCACCAGCCTCCAGACAATGAATTTAGGAAACAACATGTTCACTGGAGAGATTCCCCGCTCATTTGGGCGACTTGCTAGCTTGCAAAAACTCGATCTCTCTCACAACCATCTCACAGGGTGGATTCCTTATGAGCTGGGAACTGCATGCAACTCGCTGCTCGAGCTCACGCTTTCCTTTAACAACATCTCGGGGCCAATTCCATCATCTTTCTCATCATGCACATGGTTGCAGAGCATTGATTTGTCTAATAACAACATATCAGGCCCCTTTCCAGATTCTATCCTTCGAAATCTTGGATCGCTTGAGAGTTTGCTATTGAGCAACAACATCATCTCTGGGCCATTTCCTGCTTCCCTCTCATACTGCAAAAAGCTGAGAGTCATTGATTTCAGTTCCAACCAGTTTTCAGGTATCATACCACCTGAATTATGTCCCGGAGCCGCCTCACTTGAGGAGCTAAGAGTTCCGGACAATCTCATCACTGGAAAAATCCCACCTCAATTATCTCAATGCTCACAACTCAAGAAGATTGATTTCAGCCTGAACTATCTGGCTGGCTCAATTCCAGCGGAGATCGGGAAGCTTGAGAATCTGGAGCAGCTAATCGCGTGGTTCAACGGCCTGGAAGGTGAAATCCCACCAGAATTAGGAAAATGCAGGAACTTGAAGAATCTCATCCTTAACAATAATCATCTTAAGGGTGAAATCCCAACACAACTGTTCAACTGCAGCAATCTTGAATGGATATCACTCACAAGCAACGAACTGACCGGCGAAATCCCACGTGAGGTCACGCTTTTGTCAAGATTGGCTGTTCTGCAGCTGGGGAATAACAGTTTGAGCGGTCAGATCCCATGGGAGCTGGGAAATTGCAGTAGCTTGGTGTGGTTAGACTTAAACAGCAACAAATTAACAGGAGAAATACCGCCACGACTGGGGAGGCAGCTCGGAGCAAAAGCATTGGCTGGTATTCTTTCTGGAAACACTCTTGTATTCGTAAGAAATGTGGGCAATACATGCAAGGGTGTAGGAGGTCTGTTGGAATTTGCTGGAATTAGACCTGAAAGGTTGTCGCAAATACCGACATTGAGAAATTGTGACTTCACAAGAATGTACTCAGGTCCAATCCTTAGCATGTTCACAAGATACCAGACGGTGGAATACCTGGACCTTTCTTACAACCAGCTCCGAGGGAAGATCCCAGAAGAGTTTGGGGACATGGTAGCTCTGCAGGTTCTCGAGTTATCGCACAATCAGCTATCTGGAGAAATTCCTTCATCGCTTGGCAGACTTAAGGATTTAGGGGTGTTTGACGCATCACACAATCGACTGCAAGGCCAGATTCCAGATTCGTTCTCAAACTTATCTTTCCTGGTCCAGATAGATCTCTCCTACAATGATTTAACAGGGCAAATCCCACAGAGAGGACAACTAAGTACACTTCCTGCCAGCCAGTATGAACACAATCCAGGACTTTGTGGGGTTCCATTAGTTGAATGTCAGAATAACGATCCAGAAACAAACCCGGATGGGGCCGTGGGCACGAAAAAAAGAGCAAAGCCAGGGACTGCATCGTGGGCTAACAGCATCGTCCTCGGAATTCTACTTTCTATTGCCTCCATTTGTATCTTGACTGTATGGGGGGTAGCAATGCGTGCAAGAAGAAAAGAGGCAGAGGAAGTGAAGATGCTGAAGAGCTTACAAGCAGCGCATGCAGCCACAACATGGAAAATTGACAAGGAGAAAGAGCCACTGAGCATCAATGTCGCAACCTTCCAGAGGCAGCTGAGGAAGCTGAAGTTCTCCCAGCTAATCGAAGCCACTAATGGCTTCTCGGCAGCAAGCCTCATCGGTTGTGGTGGGTTCGGCGAAGTGTTCAAGGCTACATTGAAAGATGGCTCAAATGTCGCGATAAAGAAACTCATAAGATTGAGTTATCAGGGCGACAGAGAATTCATGGCAGAGATGGAGACATTGGGGAAAATCAAACACAAAAATCTAGTGCCTCTTTTGGGTTACTGCAAGGTGGGAGAGGAGAGGCTATTAGTATACGAGTTTATGGAATACGGTAGCCTAGAAGAGATGCTTCACGGGAGAGTCAAAACTCAAGACCGGAGAATACTTACAtgggaggaaaggaaaaagatagcGCGAGGGGCTGCGAAAGGACTGTGCTTCCTACACCATAACTGCATCCCCCACATCATACACCGGGACATGAAATCAAGCAATGTATTGTTGGACCACGATATGGAAGCAAGAGTTTCTGATTTCGGAATGGCCCGGCTTATAAGTGCTCTCGACACGCATCTAAGTGTAAGCACGCTAGCTGGCACACCAGGTTATGTCCCACCAGAGTACTACCAAAGCTTCCGATGCACGGCCAAAGGAGATGTGTATTCGTTGGGTGTCGTCCTCTTGGAACTCTTGACTGGAAAGCGCCCGACTGACAAGGAGGATTTTGGGGACACCAACTTGGTGGGGTGGGTGAAGATGAAAGTGAGAGAAGGGAAGCAGATGGAAGTCATAGACCCGGCACTGCTTTCGGCAACCAAAGTCCCAGAGGAAGCCGAAGCGGAAGCGGAAGTAGTGAAGGAGATGGTGAAGTACATGGAGATAACACTGCAGTGTGTGGATGATTTCCCTTCCAAGAGGCCAACCATGTTGCAGGTGGTGGCCATGTTGAGAGAGCTTGTGCCTGGCTCCACAAACGGAAGCAGCAACAGCACCTGA